The Verrucomicrobiaceae bacterium DNA window ACATCAAAGGCGCTCGCCTCGCCGAAACTCTCGATCAACTCGACCGCGCCAGTCTTTCCGCCCTTCTCAACACCGCCGAGGGAAACGGCAAACGTGTCAGCCAGCTTCGCGCCCGGTTTTTCGACGATGCCCGAGGCTCCGCTACCGAATGCGCGGCCTGTCTGGATGCACTCGTCGCGAAACGAGCTTGTTCAGCGAAACGAGTCGATGAAGGAAAAGCGATGCTTCTGCGCATCGTGAGCATGCTGACGAAGCTGGTGGACCGATTTGACGATGTCTCGGGTGTTTCGAGAGCTGCAGAATCGAGGACGAGTTCGAGTAGGAGGACGAGGACGAGGACGAGGACGAAACTGGGAGGTTACCAACATGGCTGAGAACTCACGATCCTTTTTAGAGCCTGCGGTATTATCGCGCCTCATGGCCCTTCCCCTCAACGCCCGCCAAGCCATGCTCGGCAGCGTGTCCGGCAAGCACCGCAGTCCTGTTCGCGGCTCCTCGCTCGAATTCGCTCAATACCGCAAATACGTCCCCGGCGACGACACCCGCCGCCTCGACTGGCGCACCTGGGGCCGCAGCGACCGTTTCTACATCAAAGAATTCGAAGCCGACACCAATCTCCGCCTCTGCCTGCTCATCGACACCAGCGGCAGCATGAGCTTCGGCCCCGCTGGAGCCACACGCTTCGACTACGCCAAAAAACTCGCCGGAACGCTCGGCTACCTCGCCGCGCAACAGGGCGATGCCGTCGGCCTTTGGTCGCTCGCGGAAAAACCCGTCGAAATCCCCGCCAAACGCGGCGCGAGCCATCTCGGCCTCGTTTTGGACCAAATGGGCTCCATCCAGCCCGTCGGCGATACCACGCTGCTCACTGCCCTGCACGACGCCGCCGAAAAAATCCGCCAGCGAGCCCTCGTCGTCATTTTTAGCGATCTTTTCGTCCCTCCCACCGAGCTCAAAACGGCCATCCAGCATCTGCGCTTCCGCAAGCACGACGTCGCCGTCTTCCACCTGCTCGATCAGAAGGAACTCGACTTCGATTTCGACCGCCCCGCCCGCTTCATCGACCTCGAAGGCGGCGAAGCCCTGCTCGCCGATCCGAGCCTCATCCGTCGAAACTACCGCGAAGCCGTGAAGCAATACATGCACGAAATCGACGACCTCATCCGCACCACCGCCATCGACTACCACCGCGTGAAGCTGCACGAAAAATACGACGATGTGCTCGTGAAGTTCCTCCTCAGCCGCGTGCAGAAGAAAGGGGGACGGTGATGAGTGAACTCGTGGAAAGAGGTATTGAGCGCCTAGAGAGAGTCATTCAGCGCCTTCACCAATGGGGCCTTCGCAATCTTTGGTGGTTTCTCTTTTTCGTGGTCGGTTTGGATATGCTCTCGCTCTTTCGTGAGGCGCTTGAAAAGCACGACTTGGGGTGGCACATGTTTTCATTGTTGTTCCGCCTTGCCTTCGCAGTTTGGTTCTGGCGTATAAGTCGGAACATTAAAAAGCTGGAAGCTATGCGTCGGCAAGAACTCGAAGGGGGGGCGATTCACTACACCCATGACCTTCCTCGTCCCAGCGCTGCTTCTCGCCCTGCCACTCGCGGCGTTGCCGGTGGTCAGTCATTTGATCCATCTATATCGTCGGCGGCAGGTGAAGTGGGCGGCCATGAATTTGCCGCTGACAAGTCCTCCCACACCTCATACACTCACCCCATGACCCAAGTCGCCATCCAACTCCCCGACGAACTCGGCCAGTTTGTGCAGCAAAGCGTGCGCACGGGCGGATTCCATGACGCGAACGAGTTCTTCGTCAGCTTTGTCGCCACTTTGAAGGAGCAAACGGAGTCTCCGCTCACCGCCGAGGAGCAGGCGAAGCTCACTTCCCTGCGTGCCGACATCCAGCACGCCGTGGCCCAAGCCGAGTGCGGAGAAATCATTCGAGACTTCAAAATGGGTGCTTTCCTCGAAGAACGTCACCGCGAGCATGCCACGTCCGCCAAAGCCTGATTCTGCATGTCACGAGTTGATCTCACGCTCGATGCCCAGGCTGATCTCAAAGAGATTTGGGACTATGTGGCTCGTGACAGTGTGTTACAGGCAGACAAGCTCTTGAGCCGTTTTGAGGAGAAATGGATGCATCTGGCCAACCATCGCGGCTACGGACGCCCACGGCCCGAGCTTGCAATCGGATGTCGCAGTCATCCATTTGGCAACTACTGCTTCTACTTCCGCCAAACGAAGGATGGCATCCTGCTCCTGCGCGTGCTGCATTCCGCGCGTGACATCAGGCAAATCGAGTTTCCGAAACCCTGAGCATCATGCATCTACACCTCACAGAAACAAACATCCTCATGGCGCTTCGCATCACGCGCCAGCGTCGTGGAGTGCGGCGGCAGAGATGCCGGGGCCTCCCGGCATCGGCGACGCCGCTGTCGAGCGTCTCTAGGTCGTCGAAATCACCATCAGCCAGCGGCAGCGGTGTCGTCGGGGCAAAAGGCTTGCGCCTTGCCCCTTTGCCACCGCACTCCACCACTTCGATTCGAAGATGGATGATTCCCATTCTATTAAAATGCGACACTGACGGCACCGCTTTCGTGAATCTCACTATCATGCTCTTAACTCAACCTTTCCTGCTGCTATGATCAAAAAATTGATGAATGCTAAAGCTCCGAGTTTGAAGTTTCCGTATCTGACAATCCTGCTTACAATTCTACCTGTATTGCTCTCAATCTGGGGGGCTGTGCGCAGCGCTGCAAGTAGTGAACCCGATAATGATTTCATTACCGTGCAGTTTGTGATGGTAGGTATTTTTTCGCTAACAACTCTGATGACCTTGGCGGGCTGGGCTAACGGCCTTGTGGATGAAGTTAAAAATTTGAAATCAACCATTTGGGAATTGGAAGGC harbors:
- a CDS encoding type II toxin-antitoxin system RelE/ParE family toxin, whose amino-acid sequence is MSRVDLTLDAQADLKEIWDYVARDSVLQADKLLSRFEEKWMHLANHRGYGRPRPELAIGCRSHPFGNYCFYFRQTKDGILLLRVLHSARDIRQIEFPKP
- a CDS encoding DUF58 domain-containing protein encodes the protein MAENSRSFLEPAVLSRLMALPLNARQAMLGSVSGKHRSPVRGSSLEFAQYRKYVPGDDTRRLDWRTWGRSDRFYIKEFEADTNLRLCLLIDTSGSMSFGPAGATRFDYAKKLAGTLGYLAAQQGDAVGLWSLAEKPVEIPAKRGASHLGLVLDQMGSIQPVGDTTLLTALHDAAEKIRQRALVVIFSDLFVPPTELKTAIQHLRFRKHDVAVFHLLDQKELDFDFDRPARFIDLEGGEALLADPSLIRRNYREAVKQYMHEIDDLIRTTAIDYHRVKLHEKYDDVLVKFLLSRVQKKGGR
- a CDS encoding four helix bundle protein — encoded protein: MPTALFDREKLDVYQLELSVIAWLTELFEELRDIKGARLAETLDQLDRASLSALLNTAEGNGKRVSQLRARFFDDARGSATECAACLDALVAKRACSAKRVDEGKAMLLRIVSMLTKLVDRFDDVSGVSRAAESRTSSSRRTRTRTRTKLGGYQHG